The Arabidopsis thaliana chromosome 5, partial sequence genomic interval GCAGTAgttttctttacaaatttcAGCACTGATAAAGAAAGTATCATTACCTGGCTGGGTTGCAATGATCTAGGCCCACTTACTTTTCTGGACTTTTCAAATTGTGGCGAAATTTTCGTGATAAACCCCATGCTCCCGATAAAAGATAACCTTGTTAAGACCTATATGAAAAGATTTCTTTGAGAGTAATGTAGCATGAAGGAGGATACAGACTTACACACAGATGTATATAGAGACTGACCTGTGTCATGCCTTTTCTATGCATTCTGAACCTTTTAATATCGAAGTTTCCAGTTGAAAGGGTTCTTTCTAGTCCGAGAGAAATACTGTAACGACTGTCTTTATTAAGACACTATAAGCAcaccacaaaaaaagaaaaaatgaaagttttaCCAAGACATCTTTGACTACAATAACTATCTCTGAAAATCTACTCTAAGGGAAATGTTATTCTAAGGGAAAAGCTACAGAagcaataaaaaatataattgttgCAATGGAATATCCAAGGGAAATGTAAGTTGATAAAGCAAGTGGTAATCTGCATGATAACACCTAGTTAATAATGATCTCATTgcaaacacatatatatatagattactTCAAGACACATGAAGGGAACACAgaataaatcttaaaatatcAATCTTTGATGTTATTTTGACTGAAGTTCATTTACAGATGCAAATATTAGAAGGTGtctaaagaaaaatgttttgtgttaacaaaattattgcAAGACCTGAACCAGCAGGGAAATGTATTTCTGCACTTACctgagaaaaatcaaatcgGCTAGCCCGGATTGGTTTGTTAAGAATATGATCTACATTTTTAATGGCCTCACTGAGCATCGTTTTGAACAAATCCTGTAGCAGGAGAGGGAGGGAAATAATAGGTAAGGACTAGACAAAATCTTATTGAAAAAACGGAATAAAAAGTACTGTGCTTGGTGATATGTTCCGGCGACACctcaaagagaagagatattaGTTGTCCAGATAACTCCAACCGCTTGTTACCAACATAATCCTACAAGAAGACGCACATTTGAGAACATACGTTACAAGCAATATGAACTTTCGGGTTACAATAAGACTTGTCTACAGATGATTGACTAAACAAGCAATCAAAATGAGTTGAAGTCTTAAATACCAATGGTCCTCTAAGAGACGGCCAAGACATTTTGTAAGCCATTTCAGCATGTCCCTCCCTTTTTTCAAATGGCTAATCTTGGTTAATCTAAGTATCTAACATGTCATACAGCAATAATCCTAATAGAAAATAACCAGACTTCAAATATGTTCCACAGGTACAAAATAACCAGACTTCAAATATACTGCAGATAGAAGGCCATCATATTACCTTGTCATCCATCGCATCTTTGTTTAACATTGCTTCAATCATTCGTCTCAACATCACACCAACGTAGAAACATTTTTGACGAAAATTGTTGTCAGGCACcttaaagagaagaacataGCAGTAAGTAAAgactaaaattttaagaaccaaaagaaattaagATACTTACTGGTACATGCGCAAGGAATAAATCTCTGAGGATGGATAGAGCTCTTCCGTCCTAGTAAATCATGTAAATATACAATGCGGAATTTTCAGTTAGCAAGACAActttcatattcaaatttgCAGGGGGgtcaaaaacatattatccATCTGTGATCTGTAATTCTGTATAAAGTTGAACTAGAGAGTCTAAAAGTGGAATACAGAATAAATACCTTTTCAGGTGGAGTTCcgtatgatatttttttcaccTACGTAATAAACAGATAAAATAATGTCACATAATTCTTGCCGCAAATTgacaaaagtcaaaatctaTTGTTAATATAACATAACCTGATAGTCTACTCTTTTGTTCAGAGTGTTTATTCCTCAATGGAAAACATGGAAATAAATTGCAGACTTACTCTCTATATATCACAGAATGAGGTGGAAGGAACTAATTATACCAGATTTCTTTCAGCTGAGTGAGATATGAGCTATGGTCTTTTTAACACTAGAAAGAGCTCAATTTCAACAGGGGGGTAAAATCTTTTCTGGGTTTTAGATAATTTTCGAAGTATACGATTTGTGTTCACTACAAATATTGAACAGAAAAACTATTAAATGACTCTGTAAGATAACTAAATGTCTAAAATACTGCACCTTTGCCTCAAGATAGTCCAGtgcttgtttttgtgtatTCACACCTTCGCTAACACACTCCTGAAATTAAATAAGCATTTTGAGAGATAAATATGATGCTTCAGAGATCAAGGCTCGTTAAACCCCACAGGATGAATAGAATAGCATGGAAGAATAAGAAATTCATCAACTTTTACATTCAACAAAAAGGACTAGCTAAGAAATTGGTTTCATATGGCAGGTTCTTTTGTGAGACACAGGTATATGATATTCACACATTACCTATAACTTTCATTAGCTAGAGCAAGAGGGAGAACAATGTCAAAGCAAAACCTTCCATTCTAAGAGCCATAAGTGGCTTCTATATCTTTATGCGTCACCGACCGACCAACGTTGCTCACAAGTGCATCAGACAATATGCATGGTATCAGATTTGAATATCATTATCTATGTATTATGACTTCTTTATGGCAACACGTTAGTATTGGGAGTTGAGTTTAAAAATTAGACATTCACCCTCCTACTAAAATTGtgagaacaaaacaatcaacCACAAGGGTCACTGCTTCGTAGTTTACTTCGCAAATGAAAGAGATTCAAAAATTCATACAACAAACATTTACATCCATAGAACTACAGTTGCTTCTAGATCTAGAGTTTTATAAATGGAAAGGTTCACTCAAACACCAGTATCATTACGAAAAGACCATAAATTAGACACAAGATAAAAAGCAGGGGGCTATAGTACTTGCCTCAATAGAAGGTAAGAGTGACGCGCTAAAACGGGGATCCCTTCCAACCATTTGTACAATCTCTTGGTCGCTCTCCATTCCCATAGCTTTTAGGACAATTATAATTGGAATCTATGACAAAATCACATGCTCAGCCAATAAAATCCAACGCCGAAAGATCTACAATTAAAGCGGAGGTTGTCATAATGTATCTACACCTTTTTTACAAATCgatgaagaaataaatatatcttcTCCTTTTCCATCTGAATAactgttttgctttttgtcATTTCGGTGCTGCTTGTGACGGATGCATTTATGCTGAAAATACGtagtaaaagaaagagagtcaGTAAATAGTAAAATTGATAATTGGATAGTGGTGGGTAAATAACGGAAGAACACTGCTGGAGCATGATACAATGATTTGGCTTGACAATTAATGTATATGGGGATGCTTGCCATCAATATTACTACAGGGACCAAAATACTGTAAGAGATCACTTACTTCCCCTTTTTATCAGAATCAATAATAATTCTGTTCTTCGAAAGTTGTTCTTGTATCAACAACACCTGAAATGAACATCAAACACCAACACACGCAATGGCATGGCTTCAGGTCACGTAAAAAGGAAAGGATTCCATGACAAATCGGATAACTCTATTGAcataagaaactaaaaaccaaaacacgCCAATTAGAACGAGAACGGTGTTAACAGTTAAATAAACACACTATCAAGTCTGAACTAAAGATATGCAACAACACAGAACATGTATCCACTAAGTCAAAGTGCGGACTACTAGGCAATCTATAGACTCCATAAGATGCTGTGAGTAGATTGTATATACGAAGTATGAAGCACCTTCTCAGTTCCTTTAATGATGAAGTATCCTCCAGGATCAAGAGGGCACTCACCTAGAATCCAAAtgaaatacaataaatatgatgaacaagaagatgtAATGCTTGAAATAAGAGTACAATACAAACCCAATCTTGCAAGTTCCTCTTCGTCTTTTCCATGTAATACACAGCGGCAACTCCGCAACATAATAGGCATCCTTCCGATAATTACATTATCctgaaataaagaaacatcATATTCAGCCTGAATTTTCCAATAACCAGCAGTTTGTataatacattttgtttttcccatTTACCTTTGCACTTTTTGCCTTGTTTCCATGACTTCCGTGAACATATTCTATATTGACAAATATTGGAGCAGCATATCTGATGATTAAAACAAGAAGTTTTAAGACATTTAACACAGccaagagaaaaaagaaagttattgATGATGTGGAAGAATGCAGAACAACAGAAACAGGTGGAAAATGCAAAAGATATCACCAAATTCTAACTGCCCAACATATGCTCAAACAtcgaacaacaaaaaaaatgtaaataaaagaACTCTTTACGTCATGTCTGCTAATCGGCACATGTGCGGATTAATATTTTCCACCGTATTAACGTTTATAATTGACGGTTCACCAACTCTGACCTTCTTAAACCTGCATTAAAATTTGGCTACGAAAGGTTAGTTTAGGAAAGAGCAGAAATCCAATAAATAGAACAATctcaatttatatatcaatGTTGTAGGACGATTAAAAAAAGACTTCAAAACACCAACGGTTCTACATACTGATTATGAAACAAAGTATATCAATATACATATGTAAAGAAATTGAGAtaaaaaagatgataaaaaaagtttgaccTTAGGTAGATTGATGGGTCCACTGTGGATGTAATACGACTATTTGCCTTAACAATCTTATGAATCCCGACATTGATAAAGTAGTTGAAAGAATCCAGGTGTTGCTTCACAAGTCCTCTCACCTACAAAAACAAGACAATTACACAATCAAATTATGGATTACCTTTGCTACCAAGATTACATACATTCCAAGTAGTATCAAAGACTTTGAAAGTAAAGTAACCCAATTGCATTGTTTCAGCTATTCGtataaagcaaaaataaagatttttgtGTTCTGTGTAGTACCTTCAAGAACTCAGGAACGAGCTGGAATTTATCTGCAGTAGACTTGATAGGAGCTGAAAGCTTTTCCTTGTCAATGAAATGATCATCATTGGTCAAGCTGTTTCAATAGAAAGAGTAACATTAGACATATATCTAAATAGTTcaattaaaatccaaaatcaatgaagaattaacaaaaaaaaaccatactCTAAATCTTCTTGATCAAGTCCCATCGCTCTTAACTTTGCAATTAAGCTGTCAGTTATCTGAAATCCAtggagaaatataattaacatCAACACATCATAATCACAAGAGAATTAAACCACAAAAACCCAAATACTGAATCCTAGTTTTCcacaatttcatcaaaattcaaataaaaccCAGAATTTCCCAGAAACCAGTCGTTTTGAGAATTGAAGACGAAGCATTGTGATttacagagaagaaacagTAAGAGAAGTAAACCTAACGACTCTACGAGTACCGGAAATTTGTGGAAGAGATTGTGAGGGGATTTTCGTGTGATTTCAAAAAGGAGATTGAAGATgaaaatcgaagaagagaaCCTGCGATTCGAAGGAGATTGAAGCTGGAGTTGATACAGTCGCTTCGCTGGCTGAAGATTTTACACAGTCGAAGTCGGTTAAGGGAAGAGGTTTAAGAGACGGCGAAAGGGTTTTAAACAGTATCTTTGcgtttattacttttttttttgtcatcctTTGCGTTTATTACTTATTGGTATTTAATTCACTTTAGTAgtccttcttttctttttacgtTTTGAATTGTTACCCAAACTTCAAAGTTGATTAATATTTGCCAATAACCACAATTGGCCTCTAAGGAGGGTGTAttcaaattagaatttaagAAGAGGCTCGGTATAGTTTAAGGCaaatgtctttgttttcttttttttttttttggccggAAAACGGGAGAAGTCTCCCGCTTTATTattcataacaaaagaaaaaagaactataACCGAACAAAACGTAACCTTGAGACCCCATTGGCATCTTCCAACAAAATCGGATTAACAATATCCGGTGGAAGATTAAAAGAATAGAAACCTAAAGGTAAAGAAAAAGCATAGTTCGCTAACCCATCCGCTAGACGGTTAGCCTCCCTATACACATGTGACACACGGACTAACCAGTCCCTTGATAAAAAAGCCATAGCACAAACGTACTAGGAACGACAGGGGGTGAGAGTCACTGATCCCTGAAGTTAAAAACCCCACCACAATCTCCGAGTCCACCTCTAGCTCCAACCTCGCGACCCGCCTCTCCCAAGCTATGTAAAGTCCATAGTAGACCCCCCACAGTTCTGCCAAAGGAGCTGTACAAATCCCAATATTAAGCACAAAGCCTCCAATCCAATTGCCTTCCTCATCCCGCAACGCACCACCTGCAGTCGCCTCTCCGGGATTCCCATGCGACGCCCCATCCGTATTCAGCTTGACCCAGCCCTCATTTGGTTTCCTCCATGAGACTTGTCGCTCTACCCGCACAATCTCCTTCGTATTCCCGGGGAGCTTTAAGTGAGCAGCTGAAACCTCATTTGCCAAATCCTTAATGAACCGTAGTCTATCCCGACAGCGGCCAACCTCTCCAAAAACATTTCCACAACGCCATTTCCAACCCCACCAAGCTGCCAATGCAAAAACTGTGGACCAAACACTGCCTCTCACCTCACCGTGGTCTCCCAGATTTACATACAACCACTCAAGAATAGACTTCTCAAAGAAAAGGCGCCGTTTGCTCACCGGGACAAGCCGTAGCCATATTCCTTCCATTGCAGGGCAATCTCTGAGAACATGGATAATAGACTCTTCCGCTCCCTTACAAACTTGACAGATGCTCGTGGTACTCAAATGTCGACGATGCCTTTCTTGATTCGTCATAATGGCTTGTTGTGCTACTAACCAGAGGAAGAGTCTCACTCTCTCAGGCGCAGTCACGTTCCATACTTGGTCAAAGAATCTCTTCATATCTTGTCTCGGCGCCTCATCTCTAGTAAGAAAAGAATAGGCGGTGCTCACTTTGAATCTCCCATCTTGACTCTCCCCCCACGATATTCTGTCTCTAGCTCCCGTTATATCATCTAAAACAACCGATTGTAATTGTAATCTGTtataagaagatatatatGGAGCTATCGCCGCCATATCCCAACCGATCCCATTTCTCCAAAGATCCCTAGCTCGCATTCCTTTCCAACCCGCCGGAAGCTCCTGAACCAACAACTCAGCTAGAGGAATATTTGTTAGCCACTTATCCATCCAAAACAGAATCTCCCGACCATCTCCAATCACCCAACTTAAGCCCGGGATTACCACCTCTCTCATACCCAACGCTACACTTCTCCAAGTCGATGAGCAGACGCTTCTAACTTTAGTCCAAGCACCATCCCGAACATCTTGTACTCTGTACTTACATCTCATGATTCTCGCCCATAAGCTATGATGATCCTGAATTAGACGCCATCCTAGCTTAGAGAGAAGAGCTTTATTCATATCCTGAGCTTTCCTAATTCCTAGCCCACCTTCACTCCTAGGTTTACAAACTCTTTTCCAGGAAATAAGATGCTGCTTCCTTTGAGTTACAGAGCTGCCCCATAAGAACGATCTAGACACTTTGTCTAACCCATCCAACGTTGATTTCGGCAAAGCAATGGTGCTCATGGTGTGAACCGGAATCGACGAAAGCACTGCCTTGGTGAGTGTAACTCTCCCCGCAAGCaatgtctttgttttattttgctaCTTTAGTCTTTATTGGGTTTGTGGTACTGGTAGGggtttaatttttcaaaactaaagtTAAGGGTTTAAATTCATGTTGTTAACAACGGTCACGGGTTTATAACCTTAAAAAATAGTTCACCGCATATTTAGGACAGGTCCTGCTTGTGACATGACCTACTAACTCAGCTTTTCGTCGGAGATGAATTCAGTAGAAGCAGTAGAGAAGATCTTGAACTACAGTTTCGTGAACAAGACTCTTCTCAAGGAAGCTATCACACAAAAATCTCCTTTATTCGACCGGCTTGAGTTCTTCGGCGACTCTATTCTTGAGGTCGCCTTCACTAATTACATCTGCCACACTTACCCTAACCTCAAAGTCAAGGAGTTGCGTGACTTGCGAACTGCAAATGTTAGTAACGAGAAGTTCGCTCGTATCGCCGTCAATCACAATCTCCACCACTTCCTTTTACTCCAGAATCCTTCTCTATTTAAAAAGGTCTctgctattttattttctagaaTCATTAGAAACAGAGTGTCACTGTCTCGAGTCATTGAATGATTTGAGTGATTTAATATTAGGTTAAAAATTTCGCAGAGGCGGTGAGGAAAGAAGATGATCCAGTTCCGTATGGTGGATTAGTGAAAGCACCAAAGATTCTTGCTGACACTTTAGAGTCAATAGCTGCAACTGTTTTTATTGATGTGAATTATGATGTGAAAAGACTCTGGGAGGTCTGTGTCTACTTAATGTGGTTTTTGTCTTTGGTTCCAATTCTAAGGTATATGATTCTCaagttattaataaaaaaagagaggaaatttTGCAGATCTTTAGGAGTCTTTTGGAGCCAATATATACACCGGATGATTTACTGCTGCAACCTAAACTACCATTTCTTACGCTTTTTCGCTTAGCTGATAAACACGGCAGCGAATCGACTTCAGGTATTCGAAAGATGAcgacatcaacaaaaatattgctGAGGTATATCTTGATGGTATATTTTTAGCTTCTGGATGTGCTAAAGTATAGATGCCGCTAAGTTGTTTGCTGCTGAGGAAGCGATACGAAAGTTGTCAGATCAGAATGTATGCCTATTGAAAAGATTAGGAATAAAGATTGTCTAGATGTGGACCTTGAAGATGTGAAAGGGAAGTCGTTTGAGATTTGCTCCACTGAATTATTTTCTCTGTCCACTGTTTCTGAGAACTCTTTAACTGATGAAATGTCACAAGAAGAGGTGGTTATTGATGAGGATAGTCCGAATGTTGAACCTGAAGATGTGAAAGGGAAGTTGTTTGAGATTTGCTATACGAGAAAGCTCCAAATACAGACTGGTTCCTCTGGAAACCCTTTAACCTATGAAATGACTACAAAACAAATGGTTGTTGATAAGGATAGTCTACATGTGGAACCCGTAAATGGGAGAGGGGAGTTGATTGAGATTTGCACCAAAAATAAGTGGCCAAGGCCGATTTTCAGGTATATCTTATTCctacatttttctttgctaAGTAGTACTTACTACTTAACAAGAACCATGATTCATAGTCAAACAAAT includes:
- the NRPC2 gene encoding nuclear RNA polymerase C2 is translated as MGLDQEDLDLTNDDHFIDKEKLSAPIKSTADKFQLVPEFLKVRGLVKQHLDSFNYFINVGIHKIVKANSRITSTVDPSIYLRFKKVRVGEPSIINVNTVENINPHMCRLADMTYAAPIFVNIEYVHGSHGNKAKSAKDNVIIGRMPIMLRSCRCVLHGKDEEELARLGECPLDPGGYFIIKGTEKVLLIQEQLSKNRIIIDSDKKGNINASVTSSTEMTKSKTVIQMEKEKIYLFLHRFVKKIPIIIVLKAMGMESDQEIVQMVGRDPRFSASLLPSIEECVSEGVNTQKQALDYLEAKVKKISYGTPPEKDGRALSILRDLFLAHVPVPDNNFRQKCFYVGVMLRRMIEAMLNKDAMDDKDYVGNKRLELSGQLISLLFEDLFKTMLSEAIKNVDHILNKPIRASRFDFSQCLNKDSRYSISLGLERTLSTGNFDIKRFRMHRKGMTQVLTRLSFIGSMGFITKISPQFEKSRKVSGPRSLQPSQWGMLCPCDTPEGESCGLVKNLALMTHVTTDEEEGPLVAMCYKLGVTDLEVLSAEELHTPDSFLVILNGLILGKHSRPQYFANSLRRLRRAGKIGEFVSVFTNEKQHCVYVASDVGRVCRPLVIADKGISRVKQHHMKELQDGVRTFDDFIRDGLIEYLDVNEENNALIALYESDGTTELDEGAEAAKADTTHIEIEPFTILGVVAGLIPYPHHNQSPRNTYQCAMGKQAMGNIAYNQLNRMDTLLYLLVYPQRPLLTTRTIELVGYDKLGAGQNATVAVMSFSGYDIEDAIVMNKSSLDRGFGRCIVMKKIVAMSQKYDNCTADRILIPQRTGPDAEKMQMMWKQP